Genomic DNA from Phyllostomus discolor isolate MPI-MPIP mPhyDis1 chromosome 12, mPhyDis1.pri.v3, whole genome shotgun sequence:
ggcagagggaacagtcttccaagaaatccaagaagctcagagagccccaaagaagttggaccccagaagaaacacaccaaggcacatcataattacattagccaaggtaaaaacgaaggagagaatcctagaagcagcaagaggtaaggggacagtaacctacaaaggagttcccatcagactgtcagctgatttctccaaagagaccttacaggcaagaaggggctggaaagaaatattccaagtcatgaaagacaaggacctacatcccagattgctctatccagcaaagctctcatttagaatggaagggcagataaagtgcttctcagataaggtcaagttaaaggagttcatcatcaccaagcccttattttatgaaatgctaaagggacttatctaagaaaagaagataaagaaaagacatgtatagtaaaaggacagcaaactcacaaatatcaacaaccacacctaaagcaaaaccaaaagaaactaagtaaacaattagagcaggaacagaaccacagaaattaagggcacatggagggttagcagcaggagggtgggaggaggagagaggggaaaaaggtatagagaataagtagcatagaatgtaggttgaaaatagatagggggagggcaagaatagtacaggaaatgtagaaactaaagaactcataaatatgacacatggacatgaactaaagggggaaatgtgggtgggagggggtacagggtggaggggagagaaggggggaaatgggacaactgtaatagcataatcaataaaatatattaaaaaaatatttttgcttgtattggttgtgaaaaaatatatatagttcatGTTGCATAAACCTTATGTATTTAGTATAGCTTATATTATATACATGTcctataaatattataataaacatataaCTAATCACTCCAATGAGTaatatactatactttttatattgcatttcatatattatagtataatattacacatttataaatatgagATACATATAATGTAATACCTTATTAAAATAGTTTACATTATATAAACATGTAAGTTACACTATGGGATTATATCTCAAgtcaataataaaacaagaatgctGCCCAGGAGCCTCAGAATTTCTCtacatttccctttctctccaagTCCCTTTCATCTCCAGGTCATGAAGGCCCCAGAACCAAAGCTACATGATCAATGTGGGTAAATGCCATTGGGAAGTTTAGTATCTTGGCTTAAATATTCTCTCATTTTGTGGTTTCAAGTAGTCCCCAAAATACTAGCCTAAGAAGTgcccattttcatttattttcaattattctaTACTTTTAAAGTGAAGggatttatttcttctatttacttttttcccaaacaattttgttattttcagcACAAGTCCTGAGCAGAATGATTTAACAAGTTATTACCAAAACAAGAGTCACAATTCAACTTCTTGCCATACTGAAATTGGAGTTCATGTAGTGGATGTGGGGAACCCAAGCCCTCCTAGTTCCACACTGTAATtgtccccttctttcctcaggGCCATTTCCTCAATTTCTAAAATTGTGGAATTAAATTGCCTATGTGCAGGTGCTTGTCTTGTATCACTGGGACACTCACCTTGGCCCATTCTACCTGTGGACACCCCACAGACATTTCCCCCTTGCAGCCAATGTTGTGGCTGGGCCAGCCTTGTGGTTCTTGTTATGATTATAAGACACACTTCAGCAATAAACATTAGGgaactttggaaaataaacagCTTTATTACAGTCGTCTCCTATTATCCACAGTTGTGCTTTCCATGGTTTCTGTTATCTGTGTTCAAACACAGtccaaaaatactaaatggaagATTCCAGAAGTAAaccattcatattttaaattttgcaattTTCTTAGTAGTATGATGAATCTTGTATTCCCTCTGTATGCCCTGCGTGGGTGTGAACCATTTCTTTGTCCTGCATCTCCACACTGTGTACGCTGCCCACTTGTGAGTCACTTAGTAGTCAATTAGGTCTTCAGATCTACTGTCCCAGTATCTGGGTGACTTTTGTTCAAGTCAGGCTTGTAGTAGCCTCATGCTACATCATAATGTCTGTGGCATTCACCTCCCTACACCTCATCAGATAGACCTTGTGACACCTTACCACAGCACAGGAAATTATGTGAACCCTGGCTCGCAGGGTCCATGTGTTGttccgtgtgttgtggctgcaataaacaaattcacagactgcagaagtcctgtggagaaaagggacggcatggctactctctgagtgagagatgACCtcaacccctgcctggacaagcttttattgcatttctgggcacattacatcgagggtggtcctcatttactatgcacagattagctttaggtggttacttttttttttttttttttttacagaaaacacgTGGCTCACTGTGGCTGCACCGGCTGCATCTCAATCCTTTGTCtctgaaaaaatttctttttggtGATGGAATGCCTAGTCAGCTTATGCTTACAGCCAACAGGTGGTTGGAGAGATCCCTGTGGGGCTGCACATGGGACAGTGAAGGGAATGGCAGTCAGGACGTGCTGGAGAATGGACAGGTACAAGTGAGGTGAAATGAACCCAGAGGAACTATGATACCTCAtcatgaataaaagaaaaggtaGACAGGGATGTCTTTGCTTGTATAGGCTTCAAGGAGTTCTGGGAtggaaaatgagaacaaaaagtTGTCACCCTGTCTTTTATGGCTAGTCACCCCTGGCTTCAGGAGAACTTGCCACCAGGACCTTTCTGttcaaaaaagagagacaggcaAGCCCTGGACCTCTGTTGCTTATGATTTCTTTAATGCTCACAGCTGCCTTTGAGTAGCATGTATGAACCCATTCTGTACAGAATGAGAAACTGAGGACAAAGAAATGAAGCAAATCAGTTGAAGACAATGCCATAGGAAGTGCTGAAGTCTGCACTTGAGCCCAAGTCTCTCCAATCCCGTCACCTTCTTTCTGCTCTGCCTGCAGATGCTCTTACCACTGTAAGAGCATTCATGCTAATGTTGCACGAGGTTGCCTTATGCTTCACCAACTAGTCCCCAACTTCAGTCCCTCAGAGAGGCTGTAATGTTTCTGGTCAGGCCTAATCTCTGAGAGAGTTCTCATTTGCTGGTCTTCTTGATCTCTGAGTACACGCAGGTGCTGGTGGCCTCCTTGTCCTGACCCTCACACAGGTTTCCCCTCTGAAAACTGAGGTTGGCGTACTGGCTATCCTGCTCCTCTCCCAATTGAGAAGAATCCTCCATGGGTGATGCTTGGCCTGGGGGCCTGTCTGGCTGTGGATTTTGCTGGGAACCCTgagtgaaggggagagaagagagtcagagaagaaaaaatcagACATGCTCTTGAGGGGAAGTTCAGCTGATAGAACAGTTTTTATTCATCCTCTTATTCCACACACTCCACAGGAACTCAACTATTTGCtcattcctttaaaattttgtaatgcTACAGTTGATTACACCACATTGAGGGCTTACTAATCACATTTTATCCTCACTGAAACCAAGTCTAAATGATACTCTTACTATTTCCATTTACAGACAGGAAAACTGAGATGAGGAGAGTTGAAGAAACATGCCCAGAATAGGTAGAAAATAATAGTTTTGGAGAGACAGTTCTGGCAGGCTATACTGGGATAGAGGTGAGGTGATCTCAGTGGTCAGTAgtgctggggcaggaggctgACCCTGGCCTCTAGATTAGGAAGGGGAAGTCAACTCCCAGCTGTCTGTCTGGCTGACCACAGAGGAGCGGGTTTGGGGAAATCCTGAGCAGCTCAGTCCACACTCACTGATGGGActtgcccagcccctccccctacACTGCATGAGAAGATACTCACATCACGTACCCAGGTGACTATACCCATGACAGGGTCTTCATCATTCATGACCTTTTGTCTCCCACCTGTTTGCTTCTTGTGGAATTTCACTCTAAGGGAAGAAGTCAGGAGATACAATGGCTCAGGCACAGGTGGGCTGGCTGCTTCCACTTCCTGAGAATACCACTGAGGCATCCAGATCCCAGAAACTAACTCAGAGACCTTCTGACATGCAAGTGCTCCATCCCCTGGATGACCAGGTATTTGGCCGAGACTAAACTTACATCACAATAGGCCCCTACACAGGGAGAAACTTCTACATAAGCAATCATACCAGTGTTATTCCTGAGAGCTCCAAAGTAGAAACAATCCAACTGTCCACCAATGAATTGGGAGATCAATAAAAAGTGTAGCATCCATgccatgaaatattatttgaaaaaaaaaggaataaaaaagtgacacatgaaccttgaaaatatcattatgtgaaaaaagagtaaaaaaggaTCATTGTTGTAGGATCCTATTTATACAAAACGTTCAGAATGGGCAAATCTAGAGACACAGGAAATAGATTAGTGTCTATCTGGGGCTGGGGCGAAGATGGtggcaaaaatgacaaataagggattttttagttcattttgtgctaatgaaaatgatttaaaattaattatggtGATAAGTGCACAATTCTGTGACTGAACAAAAAGCCAttgaactgtacattttaaatatataagaatttaccctggctggtgtggctcagtggatttagtacAAGCCTATCAACTAAAGGGTTGCTAGTTTAATTCCCAGCCAGAAAAAAATACCTGCGGTacaggccaggtgtccagtagtgggtgcacgagaggcaactacacatcgatgtttctctccctgtctccctcccttcccctctgtctaaaaataaataaataatatattttaaaaaataaatacaagaattttatctcaataaagctgctacCCAATCTCTCTCAAAAAAGACCCctcttcccctggctggtgtagctcagcagactgagcatgggctgcaaaacaaagtgtagccagtttcattcccagtcaggccacatgtcagggttatgggccaggtccccccagtgggggacacatgaagGACATTGATATTGGACatcacacagtgatatttctctccctctctttctacttcccttcacctctctaaaaatacatgaataaaaactttaaaaatatgagatattAAAATAGGCCTCTCCATATGGACTTAGCTCCACCTTTGGGATTTACGGGCCTCTCTCTGTACCCTCTAGGACACAGCTCCCTGTACTTCCCCAGGACACAGGCTTACATGCAAAAGGAGATGAGACACAAGCATAGGGACAGGAACACCATGGCACCGGCACCTCCAAGAGCAGCGGGAACCACTCTGCACACGAATACTCCCTGTTCTGCAGAGAAAAGGAGTGTGGGCCCATCCTCTCTCAGGACTCTGGGTCCTGTCTTCGCAAATCTTAGCAGAACCCACTGTAGCTGTAGGTTCTGTTCAGACAGGAGATGGAGGGTCCTGTCCTAGCAAATAACGCCCTTGCCGGCCACAGCCTCTTTCCCCCGCTCAGTCCTCCCTTGTTCTCTTCCATTCTCCCTCAGCCTCCGCCCCCAGCAGGCCCCTGACCTGGCAAGAGCAGCAGGACACTGGCTCTCTGGGCCCCGTGGACATTCTTCGCCTCGCAAGTGAGTCTGAGCCTGGCACTGAGCCCCACTGAGAGGCTCAGGGAGCTGTTGGCCCAGGGCCCTGAGGACCAGGAGGTTACCATGTGGGAGGCATTGCTGGGGTtcccctccagcagcccctcGCCCAGCCACCAGCGCAGCAAGGGGCTGGCCTAGCTTGGGAGGAACAGCTACAGTGCAGACTCTGGtcctcccaggagcaggagggTCCCAGCAGACGTGGGGGGTCTGTGGGGAGCAAGAAGTGTCAGTGGTGCCTCTGCCCTCCCAAAACCCAGGTGTCCTGCCCACAGGGGTCCCCACACTCACAGACcacagagaggttgagagagATACTTCTGGAGCCCAGCGGGTGCTGAGCTTGGCAGGTGAACTGTCCTTCTTCCCCAGTCCCCACAAGAGGCAGCTCCAGGATCGCTGTTCTGGAGATGAGGGTGGCGTTCAGGGCTGGGGACCCCCGGAACCACCTCAGCTGTGCAGGGGGGTTGCTGTCAGCCACACAGAGCAGCTGCACACCCTCACCCTCCAGGATGGGAAGGGATGTGGTTTGCAGAACCTTGAGGGCTAGTGGAGAGAGAtgcagacagagacagaaagaaggtggagtggtgggaagagagagagagagagagaacacaagtaAATGCACCAACCCACAAGAGGTGAGAGAAGGAGGGTGGTAATTTTTCTTCCTTGCCTCTCCCACATCTGATCCCATTCACACTCTGATTCCCCTCAGCTCATTGGCTGTCCCTGGGGCAGGTCCCAACCCCACAGAGGGAGGTTCTTTCCTACCTGAGACATTTCTGGAGGACACACCTATGGTGAGGTTCTCTGGAGCATCTGGGACAGAAAGACATGGCCCTGCTTCAGAGAGGAGTGGATAGAAGTCACCCCAACCCAAGGAGGTGCAGTGGGAACCAGAATGGTGGGATAGCTGTGTTCTGGTCCTCTCCCCTTCTACACTCAGATACACAAATAAGTTTCCTCTTTTTAGCTCAGCctactgtacacacacacaaagacacaaacaATCTGGTTTGCCAGTCCCACTGCCCCCATGACACCAGCCATCCCTCCAACACTCACAGGAGACATTGAGCTGAATGGATTCCTGTGTGGTCACCCCAGGTCCTGCAAGTGTCACCAGACAGGTGACTGTGGTGCCGTGGTCCCTGGGCTTCGGAGTGAAGGTGAGCACCGAGGAGTGAAGGGTCTTGGGATTGAGAGAGTCAAGAGCACTCCCCACCCATGAGAAGATGAGAGGACTTCCCCCTTTGCAGGACGCTGGCAGGCTGCAGCTCAGCTGTGTGGGGCGGCCAGACTCCAGAGACCCCCAAATGTGGATGTCAGGTTTCTGTGTCAGgtctgaggaggagagagggaggtgccTGGGACCTGGGGCTCCAGTGGGGACCCACAATGTGCCTGGGCCTGGGACCCATGCCACAGGGCCTGAGCTCACCCCAGGTCCTGTGTCTCTTCTAATACCCTGGGCCCAAGGCTGGGATCAAGTAGTGTCCCAGGGTCCTGTTGCTCTTCTAAGCTGGGTCCCatgtctctgcatcctctcctgGGCCCCTGCCATACCTGTCACCCGCAAAGTCAGCTTCTTCTCTTGGTAATCATTAAGGTGAGTATATTGTCTCTGCACTCGTAAGATGTACGTTCCTGCGTCACTCTTCCTGGCGTCTCTGATGCTCAGGGAACAGTTGTTGGTGCTGGGATCCATGAGGAAGAGTCGGCACTGTGTCTCCATCCTCACTGGTGTAGTTAGGTCATTTGTAGCCACAACTTCAGAGCTATGTAAGTGGTGACCACTGTGGTACCAGTGGATGTAGGTTTTATCAGAGGGATGCAACGATATccaagaagaggggaaggagcagggcaCAATGGTGCATCCACCCTCCTGCACACTCACAGATTCCTGCAGCTCGATACCATAGACTGGCCGCCGccgccactgctgctgctgctgctgctgctgctgggaaccTGGGGGAAACAGACACTCAGCATTGGCCccaacccatccccacctccccacccctcttctcatgccctctcacctccccacagcaggggcagcagcagtaGGGGCAGCATATTCACTTCTCACAGGGCAGAGCTGGTCCAGGGCCCTGTGCCAGTGAAGAAAATGcccagctgtggggtggggccaATGACACCCCAACAGGAAGCCATGGGCGACAGAACTGTGGTCAGGCCTGGAGGGGAACTTGGGCTCCACACGCTCTGGGGGGTACTGTGAGGGCTGAGAAATCATCCTGTGTCACCTCCCCCAACCTGGCCCTGCAAGTAGATCTACAGTCCTCAGATGTTGAGCAACTTGTGCAGATGTGAATCTCAATGTGTTCACCTTGCAATTGATGTTGAAGTCGAGAAGGAGGTCACCTAGGGGTCATTCCAGTGAGAGGTGTCCCTGGTGCTTCAGGAGAGCCACCCTCCAGCCAAAACCACAGAATGTGCTGGGAAAGAATGCATTATAATTTTGCCTCAACTACCAAGTGCTGAtaagagtagaaggaatttacACCCAACTCCACTGGAGGGTGGAATCTGAACAGAAGCTGAGTGTTAAGCCCTGTGCATTGTGGACACTGGCACATGGGATGCACAAGTACAGGGTAGGAGGGTATGTGGGACAGTGATGGTGACAGTGCACAGGTGCCCTCAGTGTGGGATGTGGGCTGGGAGATCTCATCCCATTCAAGGGGACCTCACACTCTGGCCCTCAGCACAGCAGCAAATTTTCAGTCTTAAAGCTCAAGAAGTTCCATCCTCAAGGCCTCTCATGAGCTCAGCTCCTTCTCAAAGCCCCAGCAAGGGCTCAAGTGATGTGTGGAATAACCTGAAATCCTACTGCTCTTcatcaaagaaagaaacttgataaACGTTTTCTCAACCATCACAATGTTCTGAAAGTGCCAGGGTCAGACATTCCTTGTAACAAGTTGTGGGTTTGAAAGTTTCTTAAACTACCATatcttgccatgtataatgcacagtttttggccaaatttttgagggaaaaataaggatgcacattatacatgggtggtactagttctgtatctatgtaaatgcttttagttcttttatttatgtttatgcattaatAGTGCAAACCTAGAAAATAATAATGGTATCTCTATGCAAAATAATGCCCTGGAATACAACAATCAGTTCAgtttctacataaaaataaatgaaaaatcggccctggctggtgtggctcagtggactgagtgctgggtTGAGAACTGAggggttacaggtttgattcccagtcagggcacatgcctgggttgcaggccaggtccccagcagggggcccacaagagacaaccacacattgatgtttcttaccctctctttctttctctctttccctttttctgaaactaaataaataaaatcttttcaaaacttGAGttcaaaactgaaaatgaaagatttttttctgaaacctTGGGCCAAAAAGGGGGACACACATTATACAGGGAAGTgctttatacacagcaaaatatggcacacaggaaaatgaaatgtCAATCTCCAATGCCAAGGAAATGCTAGATCTCTTTATAGTGGCtgtattatataaacattatattattataataattaataatgattaCTAGTGTAATATTAATACCTATTACAGTAAGACAGAATTATTCTCGTCTGAAGAAGCAATCAAAAAGTATCAGAAAACTGTTGGGGACATGTGTCCTGCAGGTGGGCCAGACAGGAATGCCACACTATTAATGAAAGTAGTCTGTAATTATCTGAATTGTCTTATATTTTGGTTTTCAGCATTTGGGCTCTTCTTACTTGATgtgatatgttttcccatttcagaAAAATTCATGGGTTCCATATGTTGCTTTTTCATTGAAGCAGTGATCTCAACATTAGTAGAAATAGCAAGATCCACAAAACCTGGGTCTGCCTCTCCCCTGGGGAACA
This window encodes:
- the LOC118497747 gene encoding LOW QUALITY PROTEIN: sialic acid-binding Ig-like lectin 5 (The sequence of the model RefSeq protein was modified relative to this genomic sequence to represent the inferred CDS: inserted 1 base in 1 codon); its protein translation is MLPLLLLPLLWGGSQQQQQQQQQWRRRPVYGIELQESVSVQEGGCTIVPCSFPSSWISLHPSDKTYIHWYHSGHHLHSSEVVATNDLTTPVRMETQCRLFLMDPSTNNCSLSIRDARKSDAGTYILRVQRQYTHLNDYQEKKLTLRVTDLTQKPDIHIWGSLESGRPTQLSCSLPASCKGGSPLIFSWVGSALDSLNPKTLHSSVLTFTPKPRDHGTTVTCLVTLAGPGVTTQESIQLNVSYAPENLTIGVSSRNVSALKVLQTTSLPILEGEGVQLLCVADSNPPAQLRWFRGSPALNATLISRTAILELPLVGTGEEGQFTCQAQHPLGSRSISLNLSVVYPPRLLGPSCSWEDQSLHCSCSSQARPAPXLRWWLGEGLLEGNPSNASHMVTSWSSGPWANSSLSLSVGLSARLRLTCEAKNVHGAQRASVLLLLPGQGPAGGGVVPAALGGAGAMVFLSLCLCLISFCIVKFHKKQTGGRQKVMNDEDPVMGIVTWGSQQNPQPDRPPGQASPMEDSSQLGEEQDSQYANLSFQRGNLCEGQDKEATSTCVYSEIKKTSK